In Maridesulfovibrio sp., a single genomic region encodes these proteins:
- the gspD gene encoding type II secretion system secretin GspD yields MSSHDFLSSGFLRRSSQNNMYDMLRKLFPALILAVFLVSSPALAQPEGGDDVHANLESISLVDFIKFVGRYTGRNFVFQKGALPGTHISIYAGQSLTEPELMAVFQQVLSGAGFHAVARDNVTYVLPLRDAKTIAPDIKSSPSTGNGEEIITSVFKLGDKMDPEKVQKLLQPFVSQIGSVSSVPMADAVLVRDLQSNVIKMKKLLDIFKKSGATQDTAIIDLQKTGSRTVAAKLNEFYKKLFTAGKTGTPPVIESIDWANCLLVSGSGEQLKAIKELVARLDRSNDSSSKLKVYRLHNIEATVAGEVLSSLVSGGGMSTGTSKAGKNTGTAGSTDSKKSISNSGNSDGVQVSADETTNTLIVMASADQLPQIDRFVEQLDQAQDQVYIEALVLETSLDSYKEFGVEWQGGIELGGSVATLGYTKSSDSNLASYMADPSSVPGGYSMGVLGDTISYAGQTFPSIGALVNFTKTSSNFNLISAPQIMTLDNTEAEIFVGQNRPYQTGTSSTSGDAVVSTYSYKDVGIKLKVTPHINREEGLIRLEVYQTYNTVSESAGTLQLPVTNDRSTKTKVLLADGSTMVIGGLIKSEQTKAGGGVPYLSDLPLLGWLFKNTSNSGSKQTLMVFLSARIIQTTEQLEALSKVKMDKYRQQRKRFDEYIEKEFNTFKNDSPKSGSEATGTEVSTTESDG; encoded by the coding sequence ATGAGTAGTCATGACTTCCTATCGTCTGGTTTTTTACGGCGGAGTTCTCAAAATAATATGTATGATATGTTAAGAAAATTATTTCCAGCTCTGATTCTTGCTGTTTTTCTTGTTTCTTCTCCTGCCCTGGCCCAGCCCGAGGGCGGGGATGATGTGCATGCCAATCTGGAAAGTATTTCTCTGGTTGATTTCATTAAATTTGTCGGTCGTTATACAGGACGCAATTTCGTTTTTCAAAAGGGAGCCTTGCCGGGTACCCATATCAGTATTTATGCAGGCCAGTCCCTGACTGAACCGGAGCTTATGGCCGTATTTCAGCAGGTTCTCAGCGGGGCCGGTTTTCATGCCGTAGCACGTGATAACGTTACTTATGTACTGCCACTTAGAGACGCAAAGACAATTGCTCCGGACATTAAGTCCTCTCCGTCTACCGGCAATGGAGAGGAGATCATTACTTCGGTCTTCAAGCTCGGTGATAAGATGGATCCTGAAAAGGTTCAGAAACTATTGCAGCCTTTTGTTTCGCAGATAGGCAGTGTGAGTTCCGTTCCTATGGCGGATGCTGTGCTTGTGAGGGATTTGCAGTCAAATGTGATTAAGATGAAAAAGTTGCTCGACATATTTAAAAAGAGCGGCGCAACCCAGGACACGGCAATCATTGATTTGCAAAAAACGGGCTCAAGGACTGTAGCGGCAAAACTTAATGAATTTTACAAAAAATTGTTCACAGCAGGGAAGACCGGAACCCCGCCAGTAATTGAGTCAATTGACTGGGCAAACTGCCTGCTTGTATCTGGAAGCGGTGAGCAGCTTAAGGCCATTAAAGAACTTGTTGCCAGATTGGATCGTTCAAATGATTCATCTTCCAAACTTAAGGTCTACAGGTTGCATAATATTGAGGCTACTGTTGCAGGCGAAGTCTTGAGTAGTCTTGTTTCAGGCGGAGGGATGTCCACGGGAACATCCAAGGCCGGGAAAAATACGGGAACTGCGGGCTCCACTGATAGTAAAAAATCTATATCGAATTCCGGAAATTCCGATGGGGTGCAGGTTTCGGCGGACGAAACTACAAATACGCTTATAGTCATGGCTTCTGCCGATCAGCTTCCGCAGATTGATAGATTTGTAGAGCAACTGGATCAGGCGCAGGACCAGGTCTATATTGAGGCTCTGGTGCTTGAGACTTCACTAGATTCATATAAAGAATTTGGTGTTGAGTGGCAGGGGGGGATTGAGCTAGGGGGCAGTGTGGCCACCTTAGGGTATACCAAGTCCTCGGATAGTAATCTTGCTTCGTATATGGCAGACCCTTCCTCTGTTCCTGGCGGTTATTCCATGGGTGTCCTTGGTGATACGATATCGTATGCTGGACAGACTTTTCCCAGTATTGGAGCCTTGGTTAATTTTACCAAAACTTCCAGTAACTTTAATCTTATTTCAGCTCCGCAGATTATGACTCTGGATAATACAGAGGCAGAGATTTTTGTCGGTCAGAACAGACCCTACCAGACCGGTACCAGTTCTACCAGCGGTGATGCCGTTGTTTCAACATATTCATATAAGGATGTTGGTATAAAGCTTAAGGTCACTCCGCATATCAACCGTGAAGAAGGGCTCATACGACTGGAAGTCTATCAGACTTATAATACCGTTTCTGAATCTGCGGGAACTCTGCAGCTTCCCGTAACCAATGACCGCTCCACAAAAACCAAAGTACTGCTTGCCGATGGGTCGACAATGGTTATTGGTGGATTGATCAAATCCGAACAGACCAAAGCAGGCGGCGGAGTTCCTTATCTTTCCGACCTGCCGCTTCTCGGTTGGTTGTTCAAGAATACATCGAACAGCGGTTCTAAACAGACTTTGATGGTTTTCCTTTCGGCTCGCATAATTCAAACCACGGAACAACTTGAAGCCCTGAGCAAAGTTAAGATGGATAAATACCGTCAGCAGCGTAAACGTTTTGACGAATATATTGAAAAGGAATTCAACACATTCAAGAACGACTCTCCAAAGAGCGGCTCCGAAGCCACAGGAACTGAAGTCTCCACAACAGAATCAGACGGTTAG
- a CDS encoding glycosyltransferase family 39 protein yields the protein MSDSYQNKNTFFSGHPDALYICAVVLFTVLVRIATLEYIEIGGDSLCVWENVVNLVNSGHYFEWTHHTMRWAINMPLYLVLRIFGTSSLDYYILPMLFSALASVLAYFAGREMGGRRFGVLTSVLLTLYPKMTTMGSQLWPGIYEMTYLLGCILCLLVWRRKGCWWLLALGGVLAGFAWGSRLTSIYYGPGVLALLLAGKRDVRPVLIFSAFFAMVLGLEWYYFYADTGNGLGRLGIITGTHVAQDELLVSVGKYFLNFTRLIKLRGLLPVVLAAAGVSVWLLRKGSENEKCIAVLFLGGLFFNVYMISSISPLKLAAPVGSRYLTAGVPYMIIVLLAGLARWQNHSGKVAYIFRWGLIIAFALFTIKDIPAQNTLIRLGKDLDVADVVRRENLPVLMRYNAWTPNGVEKIALDLVGVERSGRLKINEDEKMLKNGRRMRIMLFGLPTDKSFRPKSIDGYYYIFRGDRSSLSGASRVAVSDFSRKGHELLLVPAQSLPIEILRGDNK from the coding sequence ATGAGCGACAGCTATCAGAACAAAAATACATTTTTCTCCGGGCATCCGGATGCTCTGTATATCTGCGCGGTTGTTCTTTTTACTGTTCTGGTGCGGATTGCTACTCTTGAATACATTGAGATCGGCGGCGACTCCCTGTGCGTGTGGGAAAACGTTGTTAATCTGGTTAATTCCGGGCATTATTTTGAGTGGACCCACCATACCATGCGCTGGGCAATCAATATGCCGCTGTACCTTGTGCTCAGGATTTTCGGCACATCCTCGCTTGATTATTATATCCTGCCGATGCTTTTCTCCGCTCTGGCCTCGGTTCTGGCCTATTTTGCCGGTCGTGAGATGGGCGGGCGGCGTTTTGGAGTGCTTACTTCCGTTCTGCTGACGCTTTACCCCAAGATGACCACCATGGGCAGCCAGCTATGGCCGGGGATTTACGAAATGACCTATCTGCTTGGCTGCATCCTCTGTCTGCTGGTCTGGCGTAGAAAAGGCTGCTGGTGGCTGCTTGCGCTGGGCGGCGTGCTGGCCGGGTTTGCGTGGGGCTCCCGGTTGACTTCCATCTATTACGGTCCCGGAGTGCTTGCTCTGCTGCTGGCGGGGAAAAGGGATGTCCGTCCGGTACTGATTTTCTCAGCTTTTTTTGCTATGGTGCTCGGATTGGAGTGGTATTACTTTTATGCCGATACCGGGAATGGTCTCGGTCGGCTCGGAATCATAACCGGCACACATGTGGCGCAGGATGAGCTGCTGGTAAGCGTCGGTAAATACTTTTTGAATTTTACCAGGCTTATCAAATTGCGGGGGCTGCTGCCCGTGGTGCTAGCAGCTGCCGGGGTTTCCGTCTGGCTATTGCGCAAAGGTTCGGAGAACGAGAAGTGCATTGCCGTGCTTTTCCTGGGCGGATTGTTTTTCAACGTGTACATGATTTCCAGCATTTCTCCTCTCAAGCTCGCGGCTCCTGTAGGCAGCAGGTATCTGACCGCCGGTGTCCCTTACATGATTATCGTTCTGCTCGCCGGTCTGGCCCGTTGGCAGAATCATTCCGGAAAGGTCGCCTATATTTTCCGGTGGGGGTTGATAATCGCTTTTGCGCTGTTCACCATCAAAGATATTCCGGCACAGAATACCCTGATTCGGCTTGGTAAAGATCTTGATGTCGCCGATGTTGTACGGCGTGAAAATCTGCCGGTACTTATGCGGTACAATGCCTGGACTCCCAACGGGGTTGAAAAAATAGCTCTGGACCTGGTCGGAGTGGAGCGCAGTGGCCGACTCAAAATCAATGAAGATGAAAAAATGCTCAAGAACGGGCGCAGGATGAGAATAATGCTTTTCGGGCTGCCTACGGACAAAAGTTTCAGGCCGAAGTCCATTGACGGCTATTACTACATATTCAGGGGTGACCGCAGTTCGCTGTCCGGTGCATCCAGAGTTGCAGTGTCTGACTTCAGCCGTAAGGGGCATGAACTGCTCCTCGTTCCGGCGCAGTCGCTTCCCATCGAGATACTCAGAGGTGATAATAAATGA
- a CDS encoding GtrA family protein, producing the protein MGGLGFVIDSGVTYLLVGLGVGSLAARIPAILIALTVCYRFHHGFTFRKGGRAPWSGWYKFALSNAVGSLVNYGAYVAVLFIRPASSVILAVAAGSIVAMIANYAMSVCYVFR; encoded by the coding sequence GTGGGCGGATTGGGATTTGTTATTGATTCAGGAGTGACTTATCTTCTAGTCGGCCTCGGAGTTGGGTCGCTTGCGGCAAGGATACCGGCAATCCTTATCGCCCTGACCGTCTGCTACCGGTTCCACCACGGTTTCACTTTCCGTAAAGGTGGGAGGGCACCCTGGTCCGGGTGGTACAAGTTTGCTTTGTCGAATGCTGTGGGCAGTCTGGTCAATTATGGTGCCTATGTTGCGGTCCTTTTTATCCGGCCGGCAAGTTCTGTAATTCTGGCCGTGGCAGCGGGGTCCATTGTTGCGATGATAGCAAATTATGCCATGTCAGTATGTTACGTGTTTCGTTGA
- a CDS encoding glycosyltransferase family 9 protein, giving the protein MKDITGINPKRILVCQLRQIGDVVLSTPSVALLHRKYPDAEIHVLTEEKCAQVFDNNPAVSHVWSIVKKELRNPLKAVSFYRRVGRAGYDLVVDFQQLPRCRWVMMFCNAPVRLTYNPPWYNRLLYTNWPEFIPGGYAAKYKAGVLAPLGIEWKEERPEIFVSDAEREQARVCLESLGVSDAEPLITVDPSHRRETRRWPAEHFGKLLALITEQRPSFRFFILYGPDEKSVAETVRDFSGLGNRCVMLEKPGSLRLMAALIDRAVLHIGNCSAPRHFAVGVGTPSITIPGSSSSAWTFPSPEHVEVVPDLECQPCGKEVCERGDLACLTGLMPENVLKNVLEIV; this is encoded by the coding sequence GTGAAAGATATAACCGGGATCAATCCAAAACGTATTCTGGTCTGCCAGCTCAGGCAGATCGGTGATGTTGTTTTGTCCACCCCTTCGGTGGCCCTGCTGCACAGGAAATATCCGGATGCGGAAATTCATGTGCTTACCGAGGAGAAGTGCGCTCAGGTTTTCGATAACAACCCTGCGGTGAGCCACGTCTGGAGTATTGTAAAGAAAGAACTGCGCAATCCGCTGAAGGCAGTGTCGTTTTATCGTCGTGTCGGGCGTGCCGGGTATGATCTTGTTGTTGATTTTCAGCAGTTGCCGCGTTGCCGCTGGGTGATGATGTTTTGTAACGCTCCGGTAAGGCTGACCTATAATCCACCGTGGTACAACCGTCTGTTGTACACGAACTGGCCGGAGTTCATCCCCGGCGGTTATGCAGCCAAATACAAGGCCGGGGTTCTGGCCCCGCTAGGCATAGAGTGGAAAGAGGAGCGTCCTGAAATTTTTGTTAGCGATGCTGAAAGGGAACAGGCCCGTGTCTGTCTTGAATCGCTTGGCGTAAGTGATGCTGAGCCGCTTATAACCGTTGACCCGTCACATAGAAGGGAGACTAGGCGCTGGCCCGCAGAGCATTTCGGCAAGCTGCTTGCCCTGATCACCGAGCAACGTCCGTCATTCAGATTTTTCATCCTTTACGGTCCCGACGAAAAGAGTGTCGCTGAAACGGTCAGGGATTTTTCCGGATTGGGCAATAGGTGCGTAATGCTTGAGAAGCCGGGCTCGCTTCGATTGATGGCGGCCCTGATTGACAGGGCGGTGCTGCATATCGGAAACTGTTCCGCGCCAAGGCATTTCGCAGTAGGAGTGGGAACACCGAGCATTACGATTCCGGGATCATCCAGCAGTGCATGGACCTTCCCTTCCCCGGAACACGTGGAAGTTGTGCCTGATCTTGAATGCCAGCCCTGCGGGAAAGAGGTCTGTGAGCGCGGGGATCTGGCCTGTTTGACAGGACTTATGCCTGAGAATGTTTTGAAAAATGTTTTGGAGATAGTTTGA
- a CDS encoding glycosyltransferase family 2 protein — protein sequence MKTAVLIPCLNEEGAIPKVVRDFARQLPGAEIHVYDNGSTDRTVEVARAAGAEVFSEPRRGKGNVVRRMFADVDADIYVLVDGDDTYDPSAATAMIEKLIAENLDMVVGIRDHENDDQAYRAGHQTGNAVFNKFLGVVFERTFTDIFSGYRVFSRRFVKTFPCLSHGFEIEMEMSIHSITARLPVAEVVTAYGKRPEGSHSKLNTYRDGLRILMTMVHLFRHISPLKFYAGIGAVLALISLGLGIPVVADWLQTGLVPRLPTAVLAASVGIISCLFFAIGIILNSVSRGHMEMRRLEYLNFSSPSVCISKCPGDAEN from the coding sequence ATGAAAACAGCCGTTCTTATTCCCTGCCTGAATGAAGAAGGGGCCATTCCAAAGGTTGTTCGCGATTTTGCCCGGCAGTTGCCCGGAGCGGAAATCCATGTGTATGACAATGGATCGACCGACCGGACCGTAGAGGTGGCAAGGGCGGCTGGTGCCGAGGTGTTTTCGGAGCCGAGGCGGGGGAAAGGCAATGTGGTCCGCCGGATGTTTGCCGATGTTGACGCCGATATCTACGTGCTTGTAGATGGCGATGACACCTATGATCCCTCGGCAGCTACGGCCATGATTGAAAAACTGATCGCAGAGAATCTGGATATGGTTGTCGGAATCAGGGATCACGAGAATGATGATCAGGCTTACAGGGCTGGACACCAGACCGGGAACGCAGTCTTCAACAAATTTCTAGGTGTTGTTTTTGAAAGGACGTTTACGGATATTTTTTCCGGCTACAGGGTTTTTTCCCGGCGTTTTGTGAAGACGTTCCCTTGCCTGAGTCACGGCTTCGAGATCGAGATGGAGATGAGCATACATTCCATAACCGCCAGGCTTCCGGTGGCGGAAGTGGTTACCGCGTACGGCAAGCGTCCCGAGGGCAGCCACAGCAAGCTGAACACTTACCGAGACGGACTGCGTATTCTCATGACGATGGTTCATCTTTTCAGACACATCTCGCCTCTTAAATTTTATGCCGGGATCGGAGCGGTGCTGGCACTGATCTCTCTCGGACTTGGAATTCCCGTGGTCGCTGACTGGCTGCAGACCGGGCTTGTACCAAGGCTGCCTACAGCTGTGCTTGCCGCTTCTGTGGGCATTATCTCATGCCTTTTTTTTGCAATAGGGATCATTCTGAACAGTGTGAGCCGCGGCCACATGGAGATGCGCAGACTTGAATATCTAAATTTTTCATCTCCTTCCGTGTGCATTTCCAAATGTCCGGGGGATGCTGAAAATTGA
- the mrtJ gene encoding JDVT-CTERM system glutamic-type intramembrane protease MrtJ, translated as MVYDYFVNRILKGIWCQVKWGALSFTDPIFYLFLSFGFVGLYVPAPDVKLTLAWLFFKAFVEEFFFRFLLQEGFDRLLKYRWRLGPLSLANILASLIFACMHLLHQPVHWALLTGVPSLVFGYIWQRYRSVIPGTLIHFAYNACLFYQFM; from the coding sequence ATGGTTTATGATTATTTCGTAAACCGAATCTTGAAAGGGATTTGGTGCCAGGTCAAGTGGGGAGCTTTGAGCTTCACCGATCCTATTTTTTACCTTTTTCTGTCCTTTGGGTTTGTGGGACTTTACGTTCCTGCGCCCGATGTTAAGCTGACTTTGGCATGGCTTTTTTTCAAGGCTTTCGTTGAGGAATTCTTTTTTCGTTTTCTTTTGCAGGAGGGTTTTGACCGGCTGCTTAAGTATAGGTGGAGACTGGGACCGCTTAGTCTTGCAAATATATTGGCATCTTTAATTTTTGCTTGCATGCATCTTCTTCATCAACCAGTTCACTGGGCATTACTGACAGGTGTGCCCTCGTTGGTTTTCGGTTATATCTGGCAGAGGTATCGAAGCGTAATTCCCGGAACGTTGATCCATTTTGCCTATAACGCCTGTTTGTTTTACCAGTTCATGTAA
- a CDS encoding Gfo/Idh/MocA family oxidoreductase, whose protein sequence is MKTLKVGVIGLGWMGRVHLRNYYEMPFVEVVGVVDTNQEALDAVNKQFDVPGFQTVEELMENELDAVSICVPTTLHHSFGKKVIENNIALIIEKPLAATVAEGTELVDRAAQKGIPLMVGHVERFNPAVQRVKELMSNGVEPISIQIERVGPYPPRIQDVGVIRDLASHDIDLLRFLSGSNFKDVYSVMTSTRGGHEDNALITAETESGILCNINTNWVTPYKSRKIRVAAKTKFIDANLISQEVREFSEFSTYDQSYSVREWPLVFREPVKEELTQFIAAVRNGTAVPIPGEDGLEVLKTIEKIFNK, encoded by the coding sequence ATGAAAACTTTGAAAGTTGGTGTTATCGGGCTAGGCTGGATGGGCCGAGTGCATCTCAGGAACTATTATGAGATGCCTTTTGTTGAAGTTGTCGGAGTTGTTGACACAAATCAGGAGGCTCTTGACGCTGTCAACAAACAGTTTGATGTTCCAGGATTTCAAACTGTAGAAGAGCTGATGGAAAATGAACTTGATGCAGTCAGCATTTGTGTTCCAACCACTCTGCATCACAGCTTCGGCAAGAAGGTCATAGAGAACAATATTGCTTTGATCATTGAAAAGCCTCTGGCTGCTACTGTTGCAGAAGGTACTGAGCTTGTTGACCGTGCCGCCCAGAAAGGAATTCCGCTCATGGTTGGTCATGTCGAGCGTTTTAACCCTGCTGTACAGCGTGTTAAAGAGCTCATGAGCAACGGAGTTGAACCGATTTCCATCCAGATTGAACGAGTCGGTCCCTATCCGCCGCGTATTCAGGATGTAGGCGTAATAAGGGATCTCGCATCTCATGACATTGACCTGCTCAGATTTCTTTCAGGTTCCAATTTTAAAGACGTGTATTCCGTCATGACTTCCACAAGGGGAGGACATGAGGATAATGCTCTGATAACTGCCGAGACTGAGTCCGGTATTTTATGTAATATCAACACAAACTGGGTTACTCCGTATAAATCTCGTAAGATCAGGGTTGCAGCCAAAACCAAGTTTATTGATGCCAACCTGATTTCTCAGGAAGTCCGTGAGTTCAGTGAGTTTTCCACTTATGACCAGAGCTACAGCGTTCGTGAATGGCCGCTTGTTTTTCGCGAACCGGTCAAGGAAGAACTTACCCAGTTCATAGCCGCTGTTCGTAACGGAACAGCTGTTCCCATTCCTGGAGAAGACGGTCTGGAAGTACTTAAGACGATTGAAAAGATTTTTAATAAATAA
- a CDS encoding GspE/PulE family protein: MCALSNIYDLSQVPREVVDLFLTFPQRSEFIPVAVDNNVVKILLQNESSLSMADFLSWKLGKNVLTEIVDEEEFFPLLEQALTLWEEESSVESENGSEEAEDGQDLLGWSHDDAPIVRLVNKTLHQAISTGASDIHFEGQGNGFVVRYRQDGVLKAVKRLDKGLQATIIARIKVMGEMDVAESRKPQDGRIFLKLGQKEVDVRVSTIPTMSGEKAVLRILDRSKNILNLEELGLKGADLELFRKVLAQPHGIVLVTGPTGSGKTTSLYAGLSELPRDDKNIVTVEDPVEYQLSGINQVQVNKAAGMTFAATIRSFLRQDPDIILVGEIRDQETASTAVQASLTGHLVLSTLHTNDAATAVTRMLDMGIEPFLLASSLSLVLGQRLVRVNCRHCSREVEVLENTRKLFDEEEGLPTEQVAGAGCEHCNFTGFSGRRGIYELIPVTEDMRGLIMEVASSDRIKAYAKKMGRETMVDHGIRLVKEGVTTLEEVVRVTKL; the protein is encoded by the coding sequence GTGTGTGCGTTGAGTAATATCTATGATCTCAGTCAGGTCCCCAGAGAGGTGGTCGACCTGTTTCTCACCTTTCCCCAGAGGAGTGAATTCATTCCTGTTGCGGTTGATAATAACGTCGTTAAAATACTTTTGCAGAACGAATCATCACTGTCCATGGCTGACTTTCTTTCCTGGAAACTTGGAAAAAATGTTTTGACCGAGATAGTGGATGAAGAGGAGTTTTTTCCGCTTCTTGAGCAGGCTCTGACCCTGTGGGAAGAGGAAAGCTCCGTTGAATCGGAGAACGGATCAGAAGAAGCTGAAGACGGGCAGGATCTGCTTGGCTGGTCACATGACGATGCTCCAATTGTCCGGTTGGTCAACAAGACTCTGCACCAGGCTATTTCCACCGGCGCCAGTGATATTCATTTTGAAGGGCAGGGTAACGGATTTGTGGTCCGTTATCGACAGGACGGAGTTCTCAAGGCAGTCAAGAGACTTGATAAGGGACTTCAGGCAACTATAATAGCCAGAATCAAAGTTATGGGCGAGATGGATGTCGCCGAGAGTCGCAAACCGCAGGACGGTAGAATTTTTCTCAAACTCGGGCAGAAGGAAGTTGACGTCCGTGTTTCCACAATTCCGACAATGAGCGGGGAAAAGGCCGTCCTTCGTATTCTGGACCGTTCCAAGAACATCCTTAATCTTGAGGAGTTGGGGCTCAAGGGAGCCGATTTGGAACTGTTCAGGAAAGTCCTGGCTCAGCCGCACGGAATTGTCCTTGTTACCGGCCCGACGGGTTCTGGTAAAACTACCAGTCTTTATGCCGGCCTGAGTGAATTGCCGCGAGATGACAAAAACATAGTTACAGTCGAAGATCCCGTGGAGTATCAGCTATCCGGAATTAACCAAGTGCAGGTCAACAAGGCCGCCGGGATGACCTTCGCGGCTACCATCAGATCGTTCCTAAGGCAGGATCCTGATATTATTCTGGTCGGTGAAATACGCGATCAGGAAACGGCCAGCACAGCTGTGCAGGCATCTTTGACAGGTCACCTGGTCCTCTCTACCCTGCATACGAACGATGCGGCAACAGCTGTGACCAGAATGCTTGATATGGGGATTGAACCTTTTCTGCTCGCTTCATCCCTTTCCCTTGTTCTCGGTCAGCGACTTGTCCGCGTCAACTGCCGCCATTGTTCGCGGGAGGTTGAGGTCTTGGAAAATACCCGCAAGCTTTTTGATGAAGAGGAAGGGCTTCCGACAGAACAGGTTGCAGGGGCAGGATGTGAGCATTGCAACTTTACCGGTTTCAGCGGACGACGCGGTATTTATGAGCTTATTCCCGTCACCGAGGATATGCGCGGCCTGATTATGGAAGTTGCCTCTTCCGATCGTATCAAGGCTTACGCCAAAAAGATGGGTCGCGAAACCATGGTCGACCATGGAATCAGGCTGGTGAAGGAAGGAGTTACCACTCTTGAAGAGGTCGTCAGGGTCACTAAGCTTTAG
- a CDS encoding ketoacyl-ACP synthase III → MPDTNKQPLSQPMTDFINRIEYYLPDNIVDCHSLDSAKPHWHVRNSLPKTGVRYLHHAAKDETTLQLAYKAATSALENIPQGELPDTLIVCTQTPDQMLPHVSACLQHELGLPSSTKCFDISLGCSGYCYGLSIAYGYMASGISKRVLLVTVDNYSKIIDPDNKTSYIIFSDGAAATILDKPACPPSFLMGTDGSRCGTIICNNSGIGPYTGTQGEEPVRPDFHMDGYSVYQFTLKTIPAEIRKLAEQAGTGMDGIDLFVFHQASQKVLESLCTKLKLPKEKVIIDLHDVGNTTSSTIPIAMKRAEEQGRLTRGDKIMLFGFGIGLSWSGAVLTY, encoded by the coding sequence TTGCCCGACACGAATAAGCAACCCCTTTCACAACCCATGACCGATTTCATAAACCGCATAGAATACTACCTTCCGGACAACATTGTGGACTGTCACAGTCTGGACAGCGCAAAACCGCACTGGCACGTGCGGAATTCCCTGCCCAAGACGGGAGTGCGCTACCTGCACCATGCAGCAAAAGACGAAACAACCCTTCAGCTCGCATATAAGGCAGCCACCAGTGCCCTTGAAAATATCCCGCAGGGAGAGCTACCCGATACTCTGATCGTCTGTACACAGACTCCGGACCAGATGCTCCCCCATGTTTCCGCCTGCCTGCAGCATGAACTCGGTCTGCCTTCCTCCACGAAGTGCTTCGACATCAGTCTAGGCTGCAGCGGATACTGCTACGGACTTTCCATAGCCTATGGATACATGGCCTCTGGAATATCGAAACGGGTTCTTCTTGTTACCGTGGATAATTATTCCAAGATCATCGATCCGGACAACAAAACCTCATACATAATCTTTTCCGACGGTGCGGCTGCAACCATTCTGGATAAACCGGCATGTCCGCCGTCTTTCCTCATGGGAACGGATGGCAGCCGGTGCGGAACCATTATCTGCAACAATTCCGGAATAGGACCGTACACAGGGACACAAGGCGAAGAACCAGTACGCCCTGATTTTCACATGGACGGGTACAGTGTTTACCAGTTCACTTTAAAAACCATTCCGGCAGAAATAAGAAAACTGGCCGAACAGGCAGGAACCGGAATGGATGGTATCGACCTCTTTGTCTTCCACCAGGCCAGTCAAAAAGTGCTCGAAAGCCTGTGCACAAAGCTCAAACTGCCGAAAGAAAAAGTCATCATTGACCTTCACGATGTAGGCAACACCACATCATCGACCATTCCCATTGCCATGAAACGCGCCGAGGAGCAGGGCAGGCTTACCCGGGGTGATAAAATAATGCTTTTCGGTTTCGGAATCGGACTCAGTTGGTCGGGCGCTGTCTTAACATACTGA